In one Pseudomonadota bacterium genomic region, the following are encoded:
- the ltnD gene encoding L-threonate dehydrogenase, with translation MGTRLALFGLGSMGHGMALSCLRAGLTVHGVDVDPDRAARFVAEGGAEGEVHDIAPELDAVVLVVLNAAQVEAVLFGTDGIVPGLRSGAVVMACATVAPHFAKGMEAQCAEHGVLYLDAPISGGAAKAAKGALGIMASGTSAAFEAAAPVLDATAVTVFRLGDTAGAGSAMKAVNQLLAGVHIAAMAEALTFGMTQGIAPATFLDVISKCAGTSWMLENRAPHIVAGDYTPLSQVNIWPKDLGIVLEAAQTAGFHAPITEAALTRYAEAVEMGLGGADDAAVAKVYARDAGLVLPDAET, from the coding sequence ATGGGGACGAGGCTCGCTCTCTTTGGTCTGGGCTCCATGGGCCATGGCATGGCGCTTTCGTGCCTGCGCGCGGGGCTCACCGTCCATGGTGTCGACGTGGACCCCGACCGCGCGGCGCGCTTCGTGGCCGAGGGCGGCGCGGAGGGCGAGGTCCACGACATCGCCCCCGAACTCGATGCCGTTGTGCTCGTCGTCCTGAATGCCGCGCAGGTGGAGGCGGTCCTTTTCGGCACGGATGGCATCGTCCCCGGGCTCCGCTCGGGCGCGGTCGTCATGGCCTGCGCCACCGTCGCGCCGCACTTCGCCAAGGGTATGGAAGCGCAATGCGCGGAGCACGGCGTGCTTTACCTCGATGCGCCGATATCGGGCGGCGCGGCCAAGGCCGCGAAGGGCGCGCTGGGCATCATGGCCTCGGGCACATCGGCGGCCTTCGAGGCCGCTGCCCCTGTTCTTGACGCGACGGCGGTGACCGTCTTCCGCCTCGGTGACACGGCAGGTGCGGGCTCGGCGATGAAGGCGGTCAACCAGCTCCTTGCCGGGGTCCACATCGCCGCGATGGCCGAGGCTTTGACCTTCGGCATGACGCAGGGGATCGCGCCCGCCACCTTCCTCGATGTCATCTCGAAATGCGCGGGCACCTCCTGGATGCTGGAGAACCGCGCGCCGCATATCGTGGCCGGGGACTACACGCCCCTGAGCCAGGTCAATATCTGGCCAAAGGATCTTGGGATCGTCCTCGAAGCCGCGCAGACGGCAGGCTTTCACGCGCCAATCACCGAGGCGGCGCTGACGCGCTACGCAGAGGCGGTGGAGATGGGGCTCGGTGGCGCAGATGACGCTGCCGTGGCCAAGGTCTATGCGCGCGACGCGGGCCTCGTGCTGCCGGACGCCGAGACATGA
- the otnK gene encoding 3-oxo-tetronate kinase has translation MKLGCIGDDFTGSSDVANTLAKQGMAVVQYSGIPASDADPSVEAGVISLKSRSIAPDDAVAQSLAALEWLRAQGCTQFFFKYCSTFDSTPEGNIGPVADALAEALSADRVIVCPAFPGTGRSVYQGHLFVNDALLNESGMQNHPLTPMTDPDLRRWLARQTRHDVGHVPAGTVFQGAAAIRDALDAEHAAGRKHIVVDAIRDADLMAIGAAAADLKLVTGGSGVALGLPANFSCVPGTPEWRAQAGPALLISGSCSRATRAQVAYHQSRFATREVRAGEILEARISPSDILAWAQGSGPLPLVYSSADPAVVAEVQGRYGRDRSAAAIEGFFSELAQHAVAAGFTRLITAGGETSGAVVEALALDSLTIGPEIDLGVPALRAGEHLVVALKSGNFGGEDFFEKAAGILGG, from the coding sequence ATGAAGCTCGGCTGCATCGGCGACGACTTCACCGGGTCGAGCGATGTTGCCAATACACTCGCCAAGCAGGGCATGGCCGTGGTGCAGTATTCCGGCATTCCTGCCTCGGATGCGGATCCCTCGGTCGAGGCGGGTGTCATCTCCCTGAAGTCGCGGTCGATCGCGCCGGACGACGCCGTGGCCCAGTCGCTGGCGGCGCTCGAGTGGCTCCGGGCGCAAGGGTGCACGCAGTTCTTCTTCAAGTACTGCTCGACTTTCGACTCCACGCCGGAGGGCAATATCGGCCCGGTGGCCGATGCCCTCGCAGAGGCCCTGTCGGCGGACCGTGTCATCGTCTGCCCGGCCTTTCCCGGCACGGGCCGCTCCGTCTACCAGGGCCATCTCTTCGTGAACGATGCCTTGCTGAACGAAAGCGGCATGCAGAACCATCCCCTCACGCCGATGACGGATCCGGACCTGCGCCGCTGGCTCGCGCGGCAGACGCGCCATGACGTGGGGCATGTCCCGGCAGGCACCGTCTTCCAGGGTGCAGCGGCGATCCGGGACGCGCTCGATGCCGAGCACGCCGCGGGACGCAAGCACATCGTGGTGGACGCGATCCGAGACGCAGATCTCATGGCCATCGGTGCCGCGGCGGCGGACCTCAAGCTCGTGACCGGCGGCTCCGGCGTGGCACTCGGATTGCCAGCCAATTTCTCCTGTGTGCCGGGCACGCCAGAATGGCGCGCGCAGGCTGGCCCAGCGCTCCTGATCTCCGGTTCATGCTCGCGGGCGACGCGTGCGCAGGTGGCGTATCATCAGAGCCGCTTCGCCACGCGCGAGGTGAGAGCCGGGGAGATCCTCGAGGCACGCATCTCACCCTCGGACATTCTCGCCTGGGCGCAGGGGTCCGGCCCGCTCCCGCTTGTCTACAGCTCCGCGGATCCGGCCGTCGTCGCCGAGGTTCAAGGGCGCTACGGGCGGGACCGTTCAGCCGCGGCCATCGAGGGCTTCTTCTCCGAACTCGCCCAGCACGCGGTGGCCGCGGGCTTCACGCGTCTCATCACCGCGGGAGGCGAGACCTCGGGCGCCGTCGTGGAGGCGCTGGCCCTCGACAGCCTCACCATCGGCCCGGAAATCGACCTCGGCGTGCCCGCGCTCCGGGCAGGTGAACATCTTGTCGTCGCGCTGAAATCAGGCAATTTCGGCGGCGAGGACTTTTTCGAGAAAGCAGCCGGGATTCTGGGCGGATGA
- a CDS encoding aldolase, translated as MSDTKLRESICTLAASLFDRGLTHGSTGNISARTEDGGLLVSPTGTSFGRLDPARLSHFDAEGRLIGGDKPTKEMPLHAAFYETRAAAGAVVHLHSCHAVALSLIPGADEDNFLPPLTPYATMLLGRVKLLPFFLPGDPAMGDAIRGLAGKRSAVMLANHGPVVAGKSVEAACNAIEELEATARLALLLRGIETRALDSAQIAHVVRAFDVDW; from the coding sequence ATGAGCGACACGAAACTCCGCGAAAGCATCTGCACCCTGGCCGCCTCGCTCTTCGACCGGGGGCTGACCCATGGCTCCACCGGCAACATTTCCGCCCGCACGGAAGACGGCGGCCTCCTCGTTTCGCCCACGGGGACAAGCTTCGGGCGGCTTGATCCTGCCCGGCTCAGCCACTTCGACGCAGAAGGACGGCTCATCGGGGGGGACAAGCCCACCAAGGAGATGCCTCTTCACGCGGCCTTCTACGAGACCCGGGCCGCGGCAGGCGCAGTGGTGCATCTGCATTCCTGCCACGCGGTGGCCCTGTCGCTGATCCCCGGCGCCGACGAGGATAATTTTCTGCCGCCGCTCACCCCCTACGCGACCATGCTGCTCGGGCGGGTGAAGCTCTTGCCTTTCTTCCTGCCGGGAGATCCGGCCATGGGGGACGCGATCCGCGGGCTCGCGGGAAAACGCTCCGCCGTCATGCTCGCCAATCACGGGCCGGTCGTAGCGGGGAAGTCGGTGGAGGCGGCTTGCAATGCCATCGAGGAGCTCGAGGCGACGGCGCGCCTTGCCCTCCTCCTGCGCGGCATCGAGACCCGCGCGCTCGATAGCGCGCAGATCGCCCATGTGGTGCGGGCGTTCGACGTCGATTGGTAG
- the choV gene encoding choline ABC transporter ATP-binding protein, which translates to MSEIAVEIEDVSIVFGGKPELALPLMDEGLSRSAIQEKTGQVLGVHDCRLEVRRGEIVVLMGLSGSGKSTLLRAVNGLNPVARGRVRVHSGDWSCEVGSAKREALRRLRSECVAMVFQQFALLPWRTVRENVGLGLELAGQGRAQRRAQVDRQLELVGLADWSERKVGELSGGMQQRVGLARAFATEAPILLMDEPFSALDPLIRTRLQDELLELQHRLQRTIIFVSHDLDEAFKIGDRIAIMEGGRIVQCGTPQEIYSEPANGYVADFVANMNPLGVLRAQDVMVEGAGEALEQVVPADADIRAVMEQVGASDAPIGVEREGRIIGQITRGDVLRRLADPGGGAK; encoded by the coding sequence ATGAGCGAGATCGCCGTCGAGATCGAGGATGTCTCCATCGTTTTCGGCGGCAAGCCGGAGCTCGCGCTTCCGCTCATGGACGAGGGCCTCTCGCGGAGCGCCATCCAGGAGAAGACCGGGCAGGTGCTCGGCGTCCATGATTGCAGGCTCGAGGTGCGGCGCGGCGAGATCGTGGTGCTGATGGGGCTCTCGGGCTCCGGGAAATCGACATTGCTGCGCGCGGTCAACGGGCTCAACCCGGTCGCGCGCGGGCGCGTGCGCGTCCACAGCGGGGACTGGTCCTGCGAGGTGGGCAGCGCGAAGCGCGAGGCGCTGCGGCGGCTGCGCAGCGAATGCGTGGCGATGGTCTTTCAGCAGTTCGCTCTTTTGCCGTGGCGCACCGTGCGGGAGAATGTGGGCCTGGGCCTCGAACTCGCCGGACAGGGTCGGGCGCAGCGGCGCGCGCAGGTGGACCGGCAGCTCGAGCTGGTGGGCCTCGCGGATTGGTCCGAGCGAAAGGTGGGCGAGCTTTCAGGCGGCATGCAACAGCGTGTGGGCCTCGCGCGTGCCTTCGCGACCGAGGCGCCGATCCTTCTGATGGACGAGCCTTTTTCGGCCCTCGATCCGCTGATCCGCACCCGGCTCCAGGACGAGCTGCTCGAGCTTCAGCACCGTCTGCAGCGCACGATCATTTTCGTCAGTCACGATCTCGACGAGGCCTTCAAGATCGGGGACCGCATCGCGATCATGGAGGGGGGGCGGATCGTCCAATGCGGCACGCCGCAGGAGATCTACAGCGAGCCCGCCAACGGCTACGTGGCCGATTTCGTGGCCAACATGAACCCGCTCGGCGTGTTGCGCGCGCAGGACGTCATGGTAGAGGGCGCAGGAGAGGCTTTGGAGCAGGTTGTCCCTGCCGATGCCGACATCCGCGCGGTCATGGAGCAGGTGGGGGCGAGCGATGCGCCGATCGGCGTGGAACGCGAGGGGCGCATCATCGGCCAGATCACCCGCGGAGACGTCTTGCGCCGCTTGGCTGATCCGGGAGGCGGGGCGAAGTAG
- the choW gene encoding choline ABC transporter permease subunit — translation MDWLTENKIPVGRWAGDFFDWLQDDFAWAFNVLADAMEVLIDAILWALETPHPLIIVALLTALTYALQRSWKAAAITLFGLLFILNQDYWEETLESLTLVLSACVVCMGIGMPLGILAAHRPRVYTVMRPVLDLMQTLPPFVYLIPAIVFFGIGMVPGLIATVIFVVPAPIRLTHLGISSTPAPLIEAATAFGATPRQILWKIELPSALPQIMAGLNQTIMLSLSMVVIAALVGADGLGVPVVRALNQVNTSLGFESGFIIVVVAIILDRMLRVERKA, via the coding sequence ATGGACTGGCTGACCGAGAACAAGATCCCTGTGGGGCGCTGGGCAGGCGATTTCTTCGACTGGCTGCAGGATGATTTCGCCTGGGCCTTCAACGTGCTCGCCGACGCGATGGAGGTGCTGATCGACGCGATCCTCTGGGCGCTCGAAACCCCGCATCCCCTCATCATCGTGGCCCTGCTCACTGCGCTCACCTATGCGTTGCAGCGCAGCTGGAAGGCCGCCGCCATCACGCTCTTCGGCCTCCTCTTCATCCTCAACCAGGACTACTGGGAGGAAACTCTCGAAAGCCTCACGCTCGTGCTCTCGGCCTGCGTGGTCTGCATGGGGATCGGGATGCCGCTTGGTATTCTCGCCGCCCACAGGCCGCGGGTGTACACGGTGATGCGGCCAGTGCTCGACCTCATGCAGACACTGCCGCCCTTCGTCTACCTCATCCCGGCCATCGTCTTCTTCGGGATCGGGATGGTGCCGGGGCTGATCGCGACGGTGATCTTCGTCGTCCCCGCGCCGATCCGGCTCACCCATCTGGGGATATCATCGACGCCCGCGCCGCTCATCGAGGCGGCCACCGCGTTCGGCGCTACGCCGCGGCAGATCCTCTGGAAAATCGAGCTGCCCTCCGCCCTGCCGCAGATCATGGCCGGACTGAACCAAACGATCATGCTCTCGCTCTCCATGGTGGTGATCGCGGCGCTCGTGGGCGCGGACGGGCTCGGCGTCCCGGTGGTCCGCGCGCTCAATCAGGTCAACACATCGCTCGGCTTCGAAAGCGGGTTCATCATTGTCGTGGTGGCCATCATTCTCGATCGGATGCTGCGCGTGGAGCGCAAGGCATGA
- the choX gene encoding choline ABC transporter substrate-binding protein, whose amino-acid sequence MTIKTTLSTLALAAAAAGAAHANCSEVVFSDVGWTDITATTAATTAVLEAIDYETDTKVLSVPVTYVSLSSGDVDVFLGNWMPTMEADIAPYREDGSVETVRANLEGAKYTLATNAAGAALGITSFAAIAENAEALDGEIYGIEPGNDGNRLIQDMIDSDAFGLNGFEVVESSEQGMLAQVARASRSDEPIVFLGWEPHPMNANFEMTYLTGGDDYFGPDLGGATVFTNTRAGLGADCPNLGTFFGNLEFTLAMENEIMGAILNDGADPRDAAEAWITANAVVLDTWLAGVTTADGAEALPAARAALGL is encoded by the coding sequence ATGACCATCAAGACGACACTTTCGACCCTCGCCCTGGCCGCCGCCGCGGCAGGCGCCGCCCATGCCAATTGTTCGGAGGTCGTCTTCTCCGACGTGGGCTGGACCGACATCACCGCGACGACCGCCGCCACCACGGCCGTGCTCGAAGCCATAGACTACGAGACCGATACCAAGGTCCTTTCGGTCCCGGTGACCTACGTGTCGCTGTCCTCCGGCGACGTGGATGTCTTCCTCGGCAACTGGATGCCCACGATGGAAGCCGACATCGCCCCCTACCGCGAGGACGGCTCCGTGGAGACGGTGCGCGCCAATCTCGAGGGGGCCAAGTACACGCTCGCCACCAACGCCGCCGGTGCCGCGCTCGGGATCACGAGCTTTGCCGCCATCGCCGAGAACGCCGAGGCGCTCGATGGCGAGATCTACGGCATCGAGCCCGGCAATGACGGCAACCGCCTGATCCAGGACATGATCGACAGCGACGCTTTCGGGCTCAACGGCTTCGAGGTCGTGGAAAGCTCCGAGCAGGGGATGCTGGCGCAGGTCGCTCGCGCTTCGCGCTCTGACGAGCCGATCGTCTTCCTCGGCTGGGAGCCGCATCCGATGAACGCAAATTTCGAGATGACCTACCTCACGGGCGGAGATGACTACTTCGGCCCGGATCTGGGCGGTGCGACGGTCTTCACCAACACGCGGGCGGGTCTCGGCGCCGATTGCCCGAACCTCGGCACGTTCTTCGGCAATCTGGAGTTCACGCTGGCCATGGAAAACGAGATCATGGGCGCGATCCTCAATGATGGAGCTGACCCGCGCGACGCGGCAGAGGCGTGGATCACGGCCAATGCGGTGGTGCTCGATACATGGCTCGCCGGTGTGACGACCGCCGATGGCGCCGAGGCGCTGCCGGCAGCGCGCGCGGCCCTCGGCCTCTGA
- a CDS encoding tetratricopeptide repeat protein, with product MSDKDGQPLGLRNKSRAVLTFLLERPNRTVAKAEILDHVWTDVLASDESLVQCIADIRRLLGPDARRILETIPREGYRLNLAPVHTTPAPRPWRGATLLAVSTIAAGLFGIAVALGLFSPATEPGPVAVSDGASQAVSSPVISSAPPGTQSTEAYLEVLQGRVSASRYGRDESLAAERHFRRAIALDPNYARAHAELGTVLAVRFENDWNILDDADRDKALFYAERALELDPDLWLAHYALGRLHSLLEDFETAEAHLNTAMSLQPENEDARAYLAVVQIFRGRPEAAVEILEAVIPAHPDPPFWYHFSLGHALYNAGRYEEAEGPLLACLEEAGTSPYCLRYLIATYGQLDRPGQAMEARRAYAALGLESGIGPMLSLVQFHHPEDLARLRDGLRRAGVPE from the coding sequence TTGAGCGACAAAGACGGGCAGCCGCTCGGGCTCCGGAACAAGTCGAGGGCGGTCTTGACCTTCCTGCTCGAGCGCCCGAACCGGACCGTGGCCAAGGCAGAGATCCTCGACCATGTCTGGACCGATGTGCTGGCCTCCGACGAGAGCCTCGTGCAGTGCATCGCCGATATTCGCAGGCTCCTTGGTCCCGACGCACGCAGAATCCTCGAGACGATCCCGCGCGAGGGCTACAGGCTCAATCTCGCGCCCGTTCACACCACGCCAGCGCCGCGGCCCTGGCGCGGGGCCACCCTCTTGGCCGTGTCCACCATAGCGGCTGGCCTTTTCGGGATCGCGGTGGCCCTCGGCCTCTTCTCGCCCGCGACCGAGCCCGGTCCCGTGGCGGTGTCTGATGGAGCGTCCCAAGCTGTGTCGTCGCCGGTGATCTCAAGCGCCCCGCCGGGCACGCAGAGCACGGAGGCCTATCTCGAGGTGCTGCAAGGCCGGGTCTCCGCCAGCCGGTACGGGCGCGACGAGAGCCTTGCTGCGGAGCGCCATTTCCGCCGTGCCATCGCCCTTGATCCGAACTACGCGCGAGCGCACGCCGAGCTCGGCACGGTGCTGGCGGTGCGCTTCGAAAACGACTGGAACATCCTCGATGATGCCGACCGGGACAAGGCCCTGTTTTACGCGGAGCGGGCGCTGGAACTCGATCCCGATCTCTGGCTGGCGCATTACGCGCTCGGGCGGCTCCACAGCCTATTGGAGGATTTCGAGACCGCCGAGGCGCATCTGAACACGGCCATGTCGCTCCAGCCGGAAAACGAGGATGCGCGGGCCTATCTCGCCGTCGTGCAGATCTTTCGGGGCCGGCCGGAGGCGGCTGTCGAGATCCTTGAGGCGGTCATCCCGGCCCATCCGGACCCACCATTCTGGTATCACTTTTCACTCGGGCACGCGCTCTACAATGCAGGGCGCTACGAGGAGGCCGAGGGGCCGCTCCTTGCCTGCCTCGAGGAGGCGGGGACCTCTCCCTACTGCTTGCGATACCTGATCGCCACCTATGGGCAGCTCGACCGTCCCGGGCAGGCGATGGAGGCGCGCCGCGCCTATGCGGCCCTCGGGCTCGAAAGCGGCATTGGGCCGATGCTTTCGCTCGTGCAGTTTCACCATCCCGAGGATCTCGCGCGTCTGAGAGACGGCCTGCGCCGGGCCGGCGTGCCCGAGTAG
- a CDS encoding alpha-D-ribose 1-methylphosphonate 5-triphosphate diphosphatase: MITFTGAHVFLPDGITETTVTVEDGTIADIGGPVRGVEIAAAGRILAPALIDVHGDAFERQLMPRPGVFFPMETAVLETDRQLAANGIATTYHSITLGFEPGLRSVPRAREMMEALRALAPRLLVENRVQLRWETFAFEALETLDWAFDAPLTPALAFNDHLSMAMRSAATPIQERLFEHDPAFAVMDLNDGALFEKRHRSHAQRAGLDLDAYRTLVFEVWERRPDVVPMLERVAAKARAKGIPMLSHDDTQSETRAFYRALGATTSEFPMAMRPTEDARAHGDAIIFGAPNAVRGGSHIGSLGAAEMVEAGLCDLLASDYYYPSMLAAADRLDREKRADRSSLWSLVSTGPARAMGLDDRGTIEVGKRADLVLVDWPEAHTPAILGTWVAGRAAYRAHPAG, translated from the coding sequence TTGATCACGTTCACAGGCGCGCATGTCTTCCTGCCGGACGGCATCACCGAGACCACCGTCACCGTCGAGGATGGCACCATCGCAGATATCGGTGGCCCCGTACGCGGAGTAGAGATCGCGGCTGCAGGCCGCATCCTCGCCCCTGCCCTCATCGACGTGCACGGCGATGCCTTCGAGCGCCAGCTCATGCCGCGGCCCGGCGTGTTCTTTCCCATGGAAACAGCCGTGCTCGAGACAGACCGCCAGCTCGCAGCCAATGGCATCGCCACGACGTATCATTCCATCACGCTCGGCTTCGAGCCCGGCCTGCGGAGTGTGCCGCGCGCGCGGGAGATGATGGAGGCCCTGCGCGCGCTGGCGCCGCGGCTTCTGGTGGAAAACCGCGTGCAGCTCAGGTGGGAGACCTTTGCCTTCGAGGCGCTCGAAACGCTTGACTGGGCCTTCGATGCGCCGCTCACGCCCGCGCTGGCCTTCAACGACCACCTCTCCATGGCGATGCGCAGCGCCGCCACCCCGATCCAGGAACGGCTCTTCGAACACGATCCCGCATTCGCCGTCATGGACCTGAACGATGGCGCACTCTTTGAGAAACGGCACCGGAGCCATGCCCAGCGCGCGGGGCTCGACCTCGACGCGTACAGGACGCTGGTCTTCGAGGTATGGGAGCGGCGACCGGACGTGGTGCCCATGCTCGAGCGGGTGGCCGCGAAAGCCCGCGCGAAGGGCATCCCCATGCTCAGCCACGACGACACGCAGTCCGAGACGCGCGCCTTCTATCGCGCCCTCGGGGCGACGACGTCCGAGTTCCCGATGGCCATGAGACCCACGGAGGACGCGCGCGCCCATGGCGATGCGATCATTTTCGGCGCCCCCAATGCCGTGCGCGGCGGCAGCCATATCGGCTCCCTCGGTGCCGCCGAGATGGTAGAGGCGGGGCTCTGCGACCTGCTCGCCTCCGACTATTACTACCCATCCATGCTGGCGGCCGCGGACCGGCTCGACCGGGAGAAACGCGCGGACAGGTCCTCGCTCTGGTCGCTTGTCTCCACTGGACCCGCGCGGGCAATGGGGCTCGACGACCGTGGCACGATCGAGGTGGGCAAGCGCGCCGACCTCGTGCTTGTCGACTGGCCCGAGGCCCACACCCCCGCGATTCTAGGCACCTGGGTGGCCGGTCGCGCCGCTTACCGCGCGCACCCGGCGGGCTGA
- a CDS encoding anthrone oxygenase family protein produces MSTAFFFLIQFTILAYALVGGVFLAFSDFIMRSLALTGGYGGVEAMQIINREVFRWVFMALFLGMAAASVAIAAYGAVSLSGAAGTVIMMAGLVYLVGCFGVTVAFNVPMNEALAGMDLSSDSTRAYWLQTYVPRWTFWNSVRTLACALSAALLLFGLLWLIQGQTQPT; encoded by the coding sequence ATGTCGACTGCTTTCTTTTTTCTCATCCAGTTCACAATTCTGGCCTACGCGCTCGTGGGCGGTGTTTTCCTCGCCTTTTCTGATTTCATCATGCGGTCTCTCGCGTTGACCGGTGGCTACGGCGGTGTGGAAGCCATGCAGATCATCAACCGCGAGGTCTTCCGCTGGGTCTTCATGGCCCTGTTTCTGGGGATGGCCGCGGCCTCGGTCGCCATCGCCGCCTATGGCGCGGTCAGCCTCTCGGGAGCGGCGGGCACAGTCATCATGATGGCCGGGCTCGTCTATCTCGTCGGGTGTTTCGGGGTGACTGTGGCCTTCAATGTCCCCATGAACGAAGCGCTCGCGGGCATGGATCTGTCGTCGGACAGCACACGCGCCTATTGGCTGCAGACCTATGTCCCGCGCTGGACGTTCTGGAACTCGGTCCGAACCCTCGCCTGTGCACTCTCCGCGGCACTGCTTCTCTTTGGGCTGCTCTGGTTGATCCAGGGCCAGACACAGCCAACGTGA
- a CDS encoding NmrA family transcriptional regulator, translating to MTDQPILVVGATGKTGSRVASKLEAKGLIVRRGARRSETPFDWDDPGIWAPVLSGVSKAYVTYFPDLAFPGAVEKLEAFTKVAKDTGLRHIVLLSGRGEHFASQGEDIVRASGLPFTIVRAAWLAQNFSEGYLRDPILGGVLPMPGGDIREPIIDIDDIPDVVVAALTEDGHIGERYEVTGPQLLTFAEMAEVLSATLQRRIQHIPITFEDFHANVAASGGHFVADVFTQIARETLDGRNAHTSDGVERALGRKPRDFAQFAQTAMGSGAWTAAA from the coding sequence ATGACTGACCAACCGATCCTCGTCGTCGGCGCAACCGGGAAGACCGGCTCTCGCGTCGCGAGCAAACTCGAAGCCAAGGGTCTCATCGTCCGGCGCGGCGCGCGGCGCTCCGAGACGCCTTTCGATTGGGACGACCCGGGCATCTGGGCCCCCGTTCTGAGCGGCGTCTCGAAGGCCTATGTCACCTATTTCCCGGACTTGGCCTTCCCGGGCGCGGTCGAAAAGCTGGAGGCCTTCACCAAGGTCGCCAAGGACACCGGGCTCCGTCACATCGTGCTGCTGTCAGGCCGCGGTGAGCACTTCGCGAGCCAGGGCGAAGACATCGTGCGCGCCTCCGGACTGCCCTTCACCATCGTGCGCGCGGCATGGCTCGCGCAGAACTTTAGCGAGGGCTACCTGCGGGATCCGATCCTCGGTGGCGTGCTGCCGATGCCGGGGGGCGACATCAGGGAGCCGATCATCGATATCGACGATATCCCTGACGTGGTGGTCGCAGCGCTGACAGAAGATGGCCATATCGGGGAGCGCTACGAGGTCACCGGCCCGCAGCTGCTGACATTCGCCGAGATGGCCGAGGTCCTCTCCGCGACGTTGCAGCGCCGCATCCAGCATATCCCGATCACGTTCGAGGATTTTCACGCCAACGTGGCGGCCTCCGGCGGCCATTTCGTGGCCGACGTCTTCACGCAGATCGCACGCGAGACGCTCGATGGCCGCAATGCCCATACCTCCGACGGGGTGGAGCGCGCGCTCGGACGCAAACCGCGCGACTTCGCACAGTTCGCACAGACGGCCATGGGCTCCGGCGCATGGACGGCGGCCGCCTGA
- a CDS encoding DUF1330 domain-containing protein, which translates to MTALIVARFDVKNAEKMDAYASAAGPTVLAHGGEFVAMGEKVSALVGTDEKSSVAMVRFPDVEAAEAWFASPEYTACKPLREVAAEMQFTLYETA; encoded by the coding sequence ATGACCGCGCTTATCGTTGCACGCTTCGACGTCAAGAATGCCGAGAAAATGGACGCCTACGCCTCCGCGGCTGGGCCCACGGTTCTGGCGCATGGGGGCGAGTTCGTCGCCATGGGCGAGAAAGTCAGCGCGCTTGTGGGGACGGATGAAAAGAGCTCTGTCGCCATGGTCCGCTTCCCGGATGTCGAAGCGGCCGAGGCCTGGTTTGCCTCGCCGGAATATACGGCCTGCAAGCCCCTGCGCGAGGTCGCGGCAGAGATGCAATTCACGCTCTACGAGACGGCATAG